A genomic region of Terriglobales bacterium contains the following coding sequences:
- a CDS encoding RNA polymerase sigma factor, translating into MAVPEQAILANPFASAVAADAVEQLVRAHARFVFQVAYSVLRHAHDAEDVVQETFLRVMKHQAELPAVRDEKAWLARIAWRLAVDRRRGQPEMASDPDAVLGQMQARGMNAEQALACGETKALLESLIAALPVELREPLQLSTVHEMTSSEVAAVLGIPEATVRTRVFRARQMLKEKLAVLLESNAGRK; encoded by the coding sequence ATGGCGGTACCGGAGCAGGCGATCTTGGCGAACCCGTTCGCGAGCGCAGTGGCAGCCGACGCGGTCGAGCAGCTGGTGCGCGCGCACGCGCGGTTCGTCTTCCAGGTCGCGTACTCGGTGCTGCGGCACGCGCACGACGCCGAAGACGTGGTGCAGGAGACGTTCCTGCGGGTGATGAAGCACCAGGCGGAGCTGCCGGCAGTGCGGGATGAGAAAGCGTGGCTGGCGCGCATCGCGTGGCGGCTGGCGGTGGACAGGCGTCGCGGGCAGCCGGAGATGGCGAGCGATCCGGATGCGGTCCTGGGGCAGATGCAGGCACGCGGGATGAACGCGGAGCAGGCGCTCGCGTGCGGCGAGACGAAGGCGCTGCTGGAGTCGCTGATCGCCGCGCTGCCGGTGGAGCTGCGCGAGCCGCTGCAACTCTCGACCGTGCACGAGATGACGTCGAGCGAAGTGGCGGCGGTGCTGGGAATACCGGAAGCGACGGTGCGGACCAGGGTGTTCCGGGCGCGGCAGATGCTGAAAGAGAAGCTGGCGGTGCTTCTGGAATCAAATGCAGGGCGGAAGTGA